In Patescibacteria group bacterium, a single genomic region encodes these proteins:
- a CDS encoding glycoside hydrolase 100 family protein: protein MDQAYQIALNTLRACCTPIGFKASGKIDGYSEIWARDSLMAALAAQVSGDTDLLNTAKASIKTLQHFQTSLGMLPNNVDATAKQADYQATIDGTLWFVIVVHALHLEEYYPAAEQALQWLSNQDVDQSGVLSIQEAGDWQDLFPTHGKVLYDNVLYYYALKIAGDQTQANLVQESMQKYFWTYELSSVDTSKLVNPVSLEYAQIFQQENAQLVHKYPYLLAWRGFHEAGTWFDTLGNMLAVLFDLTDTKQTQAIFNYAEQHDIFLPYPAKAIYPTIQPGETYWREYFRKRDLNLPNHYHNGGSWPFIGGWSVLTLLKDKQKNKAETLLNKLAEIIIQTDCNEWLDGMTGQPLGRAQQVWSAALYILAYRAVRDKVTLF, encoded by the coding sequence ATGGATCAAGCTTACCAAATAGCTCTAAATACATTGCGCGCCTGTTGTACACCAATTGGGTTTAAAGCCTCTGGCAAAATTGATGGGTATAGTGAAATCTGGGCGCGGGATAGTTTAATGGCTGCCTTAGCGGCCCAAGTATCCGGTGATACAGATTTATTAAATACCGCAAAAGCATCTATCAAAACACTCCAACATTTTCAGACGTCATTGGGCATGTTGCCAAACAATGTTGATGCCACCGCCAAACAGGCTGATTACCAAGCCACCATCGATGGAACGCTCTGGTTTGTTATTGTAGTCCATGCATTGCACTTAGAAGAATACTATCCAGCAGCAGAACAAGCTCTACAGTGGTTGTCGAATCAAGATGTGGATCAATCTGGTGTGTTATCCATACAGGAGGCCGGAGATTGGCAAGATTTATTTCCCACACACGGTAAAGTGTTATATGACAATGTTTTGTATTATTATGCTTTAAAAATAGCTGGTGACCAAACTCAGGCTAACCTTGTGCAGGAGAGCATGCAAAAATATTTTTGGACGTATGAACTTAGCTCAGTTGATACGAGTAAATTAGTTAATCCAGTTAGTTTAGAATACGCCCAGATATTTCAGCAGGAAAATGCTCAATTGGTTCATAAGTATCCGTATTTGCTGGCTTGGCGTGGGTTTCATGAAGCCGGTACTTGGTTTGATACCTTAGGTAATATGTTAGCTGTTTTATTTGATCTCACTGATACCAAGCAAACCCAGGCTATCTTTAACTATGCCGAGCAGCATGATATTTTTTTACCGTATCCGGCTAAAGCGATTTATCCAACCATTCAACCCGGGGAAACTTATTGGCGTGAGTACTTTCGTAAGCGGGATTTGAATTTGCCAAATCATTATCACAATGGTGGCAGTTGGCCGTTTATTGGTGGTTGGTCGGTGTTGACTTTATTAAAAGACAAACAAAAAAATAAAGCTGAAACACTATTAAACAAGTTGGCCGAAATAATTATACAAACCGATTGTAATGAGTGGTTAGATGGTATGACTGGTCAACCGCTTGGTCGCGCCCAGCAGGTTTGGTCGGCGGCTTTATATATTTTAGCTTATCGCGCGGTTCGAGATAAAGTGACTTTATTTTAG
- the otsB gene encoding trehalose-phosphatase, with the protein MLFLLDYDHTLLDDEIEHAGVRQLITALTNNPKNIVVIISGRAHDVLDEKFHGLRCALSAEHGIWRKDPDQPWNLTQQIKLDWKDPVRQCFQAIVACTSDSLFEEKPYGFVWHNKKVSPDIRQNRMQQLVTSLTPYLTRYHLRIIIGHSLIELVPDSVNKGRATLYWLQRYPEKDILAAGDDTTDEDMFSVLPDNAITIRVGAGATKAKQRVPNPTALHTLLRQFV; encoded by the coding sequence ATGTTATTTTTATTAGATTATGACCATACATTATTAGATGACGAAATTGAACATGCTGGAGTTCGTCAGTTGATTACCGCACTAACTAATAATCCAAAAAATATTGTCGTCATTATTAGTGGACGCGCCCATGATGTGCTTGATGAAAAATTTCACGGTTTACGTTGTGCTCTTTCGGCCGAACATGGGATTTGGCGAAAAGACCCTGACCAACCTTGGAATTTAACACAGCAAATCAAGTTAGATTGGAAAGATCCGGTGCGCCAATGTTTTCAGGCTATCGTTGCTTGCACGAGTGATTCTCTCTTTGAGGAAAAACCGTATGGGTTTGTGTGGCATAATAAAAAAGTATCACCTGATATTAGACAAAATCGTATGCAGCAACTAGTTACTAGTTTAACTCCATATTTAACACGTTATCATCTACGCATTATTATTGGACACAGTTTAATTGAACTTGTCCCAGACAGTGTTAATAAAGGTCGCGCCACGCTGTATTGGTTACAACGCTACCCGGAAAAAGATATTTTGGCCGCCGGCGATGATACCACCGATGAAGACATGTTTAGTGTTTTACCAGACAATGCCATAACTATCAGAGTTGGCGCCGGTGCAACTAAAGCCAAACAAAGAGTACCTAACCCAACGGCTCTACACACTTTACTTAGACAGTTCGTTTAG
- a CDS encoding protein kinase — protein sequence MNLSTGQDFGENYIIKQNLLTSPHRGHEVYLVEDKTTKELLVAKCATSKEANQALLSEQKILQDLSGIPGIPQSVAYHNQVHFVKYIDTQFQLGQYVRVDRPVDEQIKLLPWVERWFKQCVEILKMTHNKNIMHGDMKPQNIVVDKDNKVWLVDWDHARRLPETTPQLPVEGTPQYMSPEHVAGKTLDEWADWYALGMSFFSICYGSRLTPRYSAGDFKQRVSKDIVAAIAAGEGVKYNLLPKPRSPLETDLQSQWRKMTEYDKTKRTV from the coding sequence ATGAATTTGTCAACTGGTCAAGACTTTGGAGAAAATTATATCATCAAACAAAATTTATTAACTTCACCACATCGCGGGCATGAGGTTTATTTGGTTGAAGACAAAACTACTAAAGAATTATTAGTGGCTAAGTGTGCTACCAGTAAAGAGGCTAATCAGGCTTTGTTATCGGAACAAAAAATCTTACAGGATTTATCCGGTATTCCGGGTATTCCACAATCGGTGGCTTATCACAATCAGGTGCATTTTGTTAAGTATATAGATACACAGTTTCAACTCGGACAATACGTGCGCGTGGATCGTCCGGTTGATGAGCAAATAAAGCTGTTACCGTGGGTGGAGAGGTGGTTTAAACAATGTGTGGAGATATTAAAAATGACTCACAATAAAAACATCATGCATGGTGATATGAAACCACAAAACATTGTGGTGGATAAAGATAATAAAGTGTGGTTAGTCGATTGGGATCATGCGCGGCGCTTACCGGAAACAACTCCGCAGTTACCGGTGGAGGGAACACCACAGTATATGTCACCCGAACATGTGGCGGGTAAAACTTTAGATGAGTGGGCGGATTGGTATGCGTTAGGCATGAGTTTTTTTTCAATCTGTTATGGTTCCAGATTAACGCCACGGTATAGCGCCGGTGATTTTAAACAGCGAGTCAGTAAGGATATTGTCGCGGCAATCGCGGCCGGGGAGGGTGTGAAATATAATTTATTACCAAAACCACGTTCGCCATTAGAAACTGACTTGCAATCTCAGTGGCGGAAAATGACTGAATACGATAAGACTAAACGAACTGTCTAA
- a CDS encoding GTP-binding protein, with protein MALELVRITTAGSVDDGKSTLIGRLLFDCNAIFQDQLDAIKKASQTSGQEIDLSLITDGLSAEREQKITIDVAYRYFTTQKRRFIIADVPGHEQYTRNMVTGASTADIAIILVDARHGLLTQTKRHLFVASLLSIPHILVVVNKIDDVEYSQEIFEAIKKDVIQCATRLHIEDLQIMPISALRGDMVVNRGNNMNWYQGATLYDYLENVQIVSDRNLIDFRFPVQYVIRPNQNFRGYAGRVEGGIVRVGDKVSILPSGKASKIKSVIYDDKNQTEAFSGQSVVLTLTDERDISRGDMIVREQNVPEVANKFEATMCWFSEEPMQPKRSYIIKHTTRTTRGQIDTLRYRLNIDSYHREPAKALQFNEIGRVYITTSQPLMFDPYYKNRNTGAFIIIDELTNATVGAGVIIAPVKGVKVAVTKSTVQVKKAGLISGSPKFLKHAAQQLKKLGVSYEIVSAKDIKHAPVLVKLLLKHKVFVLTTVASVRGAIKLDSKTVLVETLKKNKYLI; from the coding sequence ATGGCACTAGAACTAGTTAGAATTACAACCGCGGGCAGTGTCGATGATGGTAAATCCACCTTGATTGGTCGGTTACTATTTGATTGTAACGCCATTTTTCAAGATCAACTGGATGCTATTAAGAAAGCCAGTCAAACCTCCGGTCAAGAGATAGATTTATCTTTAATCACTGACGGTTTATCGGCTGAGCGTGAACAAAAAATTACGATCGATGTCGCTTACCGTTATTTCACCACGCAGAAAAGACGTTTTATTATTGCTGACGTGCCTGGCCATGAGCAGTATACCCGCAACATGGTGACCGGTGCCTCTACCGCTGATATTGCTATCATTTTAGTAGATGCTCGGCATGGGTTGCTCACCCAAACTAAGCGACATTTGTTTGTGGCTAGTTTGTTATCTATCCCGCATATTTTAGTAGTAGTCAACAAAATTGATGATGTTGAGTATAGTCAGGAAATATTTGAGGCTATAAAAAAAGATGTTATTCAATGCGCCACTCGGTTACACATTGAAGATCTTCAGATTATGCCGATCTCAGCGTTACGGGGTGATATGGTAGTGAATCGAGGCAATAACATGAACTGGTATCAAGGGGCCACCTTGTATGATTATCTCGAGAACGTGCAAATTGTGAGCGATCGCAACTTAATTGATTTTAGATTTCCCGTGCAATACGTTATTCGGCCTAATCAAAATTTTCGTGGTTATGCCGGTAGAGTTGAAGGTGGCATTGTGCGCGTGGGGGATAAGGTGAGTATTTTACCATCGGGTAAAGCCTCCAAAATTAAGTCAGTCATCTATGATGATAAAAACCAAACCGAGGCTTTCTCTGGGCAATCTGTTGTTTTAACTCTAACTGATGAACGGGACATTTCCCGCGGTGACATGATTGTGCGCGAACAAAACGTGCCGGAAGTGGCTAATAAATTTGAAGCTACTATGTGTTGGTTTTCTGAAGAGCCCATGCAACCCAAAAGAAGCTATATTATTAAACATACCACCAGAACCACCAGAGGCCAGATTGATACGCTGCGGTATCGTTTAAACATTGATAGCTATCATCGTGAACCAGCTAAGGCGTTACAGTTTAACGAAATCGGTCGGGTGTATATCACTACTAGTCAACCGTTAATGTTTGATCCGTATTATAAAAACCGCAATACCGGTGCTTTTATTATTATTGATGAGCTCACTAATGCCACCGTTGGTGCCGGAGTAATTATCGCACCTGTTAAAGGTGTTAAAGTAGCCGTTACTAAATCAACTGTGCAAGTGAAAAAAGCCGGTCTTATTTCCGGTTCACCAAAATTCCTGAAACATGCTGCTCAACAATTAAAAAAATTAGGTGTGTCTTACGAAATTGTGTCAGCTAAAGATATTAAACATGCTCCTGTATTAGTGAAATTATTACTGAAACATAAAGTGTTCGTGTTAACTACCGTAGCATCTGTTAGGGGAGCCATTAAACTTGATAGCAAAACAGTTTTAGTGGAAACACTAAAAAAGAATAAATATCTCATCTAA
- the cysD gene encoding sulfate adenylyltransferase subunit CysD, translating into MQDYNLDYLKQLEAESIYIFREAAAELANPVMLYSIGKDSSVLLRLAEKAFYPAKIPFPLLHINTGYKFHEMIEFRDYYTKKIGAKLIVHKNTEPAALAMSPDDAHTDKYIYYKKTKPLLEAIKQHAFTGAFGGARREEEKARAKERIFSLRNKENVWDPKNQRPELWHTYNTRLNEGETVRIFPLSNWTELDIWYYIKQEKIEVVPLYFAQKRKVIKRHGVWLRLDEFVQPKAGEAVKDIWCRYRTLGCSPSTGAVESTATTLDEIIAEVLAAKASERQTRAIDHGSESAMEQKKKEGYF; encoded by the coding sequence ATGCAGGATTATAATCTAGACTATTTAAAGCAATTAGAAGCCGAAAGTATCTATATTTTCCGGGAAGCAGCCGCCGAACTGGCTAATCCAGTAATGCTGTATTCGATTGGGAAGGATTCCTCAGTGTTGTTACGCTTGGCGGAAAAGGCGTTTTATCCGGCGAAGATACCGTTTCCCTTGTTACATATCAACACTGGGTATAAGTTTCATGAGATGATTGAGTTTCGCGATTACTACACAAAAAAGATTGGCGCCAAACTAATTGTGCATAAAAATACCGAACCAGCCGCTTTAGCCATGTCTCCCGATGACGCCCATACAGATAAATACATTTACTACAAAAAAACCAAACCGTTGTTGGAGGCAATTAAACAGCATGCCTTCACTGGTGCCTTTGGTGGAGCCCGCCGGGAAGAAGAAAAAGCCCGCGCCAAAGAAAGAATCTTTTCGTTGCGTAATAAAGAAAATGTTTGGGATCCAAAAAATCAACGGCCAGAATTGTGGCATACTTACAACACCAGATTAAATGAAGGTGAAACGGTGCGTATTTTTCCACTATCGAATTGGACCGAATTAGACATTTGGTATTACATCAAACAAGAAAAAATTGAAGTGGTGCCGCTGTATTTTGCCCAGAAACGAAAAGTGATTAAACGACACGGTGTCTGGTTACGCTTAGATGAGTTTGTTCAACCCAAAGCCGGGGAGGCAGTTAAAGATATTTGGTGTCGGTATCGTACCTTAGGCTGTTCACCATCAACTGGGGCAGTTGAGTCTACTGCCACTACGCTGGATGAAATCATTGCCGAAGTGTTAGCTGCCAAAGCCTCAGAACGTCAAACCAGAGCGATTGATCATGGGTCTGAATCTGCCATGGAGCAAAAAAAGAAAGAAGGTTACTTTTAA
- the dnaX gene encoding DNA polymerase III subunit gamma/tau, which translates to MSIALYRKYRPQDFSAVIAQDHIKTTLQNQIKHQQIAHAYLFAGPRGVGKTTLARIFAKTINQVTDNTATYIDIIEIDAASHTGVDNVRENIIQNAYVAPSQLPYKVFIIDEVHMLSGSAFNALLKILEEPPANVVFILATTEVHKLPATVVSRCQRFDFHAIKLLDIIKRLEWICTQEHVQVDQAVLERIARKGQGAVRDAESLLGQVLAIGGDKITVEQADIVLPRVDMAIAVELFTHLTQRQAQAFTNSVQTAVQAGTQMKELWQLLLELFRRGLLFSVDQQLTHLEDLDVHSGTHEQLLATLSLLTTADYVHLLNLFMSAGDLYRSSPITQLMIEVPGLTWCTSSVVVTQPKQTIIQKKIAPITNSVVNKTPVISTSVETTVDTVLLHKVKEHWAEVISKTKVVNHALAIALSMAHVANAYAPNRVQLGFRYDFHKDQVCKVDYITAIRKILSQLLNQDMQLECVVGEQYDIDASVLNTLPSDNIAQVNPVEMDNVWDLALQSVGGQSGK; encoded by the coding sequence ATGTCCATCGCCCTCTATCGAAAATACCGCCCGCAAGATTTCTCGGCTGTGATCGCTCAAGATCATATTAAGACTACTTTGCAAAATCAAATTAAACACCAGCAAATTGCGCATGCTTACTTGTTTGCTGGGCCACGGGGGGTGGGTAAAACTACCTTAGCTCGAATCTTTGCTAAAACTATCAACCAGGTGACAGATAATACGGCCACGTATATTGATATTATCGAAATCGATGCGGCTAGCCATACTGGGGTAGATAACGTGCGCGAGAATATTATTCAAAATGCTTATGTGGCACCAAGCCAGTTACCCTATAAGGTTTTCATCATCGATGAAGTGCACATGTTATCCGGCTCAGCGTTTAATGCCTTATTAAAAATCTTAGAAGAACCACCGGCTAATGTGGTGTTTATTTTAGCCACTACCGAGGTACATAAATTACCGGCCACAGTAGTATCGCGCTGCCAACGGTTTGATTTTCATGCCATCAAGTTGCTGGATATTATCAAACGGTTAGAGTGGATTTGTACTCAAGAACACGTGCAAGTTGACCAAGCGGTGTTGGAGCGCATTGCGCGTAAAGGTCAGGGAGCAGTGCGCGATGCGGAAAGTTTATTAGGCCAAGTGTTAGCGATTGGGGGTGATAAAATCACCGTTGAGCAAGCGGATATTGTCTTGCCCCGTGTGGATATGGCCATTGCGGTTGAGTTGTTTACCCATTTAACTCAACGCCAAGCTCAAGCTTTTACTAATTCAGTACAAACCGCCGTGCAAGCCGGTACACAAATGAAAGAATTATGGCAGTTGTTACTAGAATTATTCCGGCGCGGTTTGTTATTTAGTGTGGATCAGCAATTAACCCACCTCGAAGATTTAGATGTGCATAGTGGCACTCATGAACAGTTATTAGCCACACTGTCTTTACTCACCACGGCCGATTATGTGCATTTATTAAATCTGTTTATGTCTGCCGGTGATCTGTATCGCAGTAGCCCAATAACACAATTGATGATTGAAGTACCTGGTTTAACTTGGTGTACCAGTAGTGTGGTTGTAACTCAACCGAAACAAACAATTATACAAAAGAAAATCGCTCCAATCACTAATTCGGTTGTTAACAAGACACCAGTAATTTCAACTAGTGTTGAGACAACCGTTGATACAGTTTTATTACATAAAGTAAAAGAACACTGGGCCGAAGTGATTAGTAAAACCAAAGTAGTCAATCATGCCCTGGCGATTGCTTTATCAATGGCTCATGTCGCCAATGCCTATGCACCAAACCGCGTGCAGTTAGGTTTTCGCTATGATTTTCATAAAGATCAAGTCTGCAAAGTAGATTACATCACCGCCATTAGAAAAATATTATCCCAATTATTAAATCAAGACATGCAACTAGAATGTGTAGTGGGGGAGCAGTACGATATCGATGCCTCAGTACTAAACACTTTACCATCAGATAATATTGCTCAGGTTAATCCAGTTGAAATGGATAATGTGTGGGATCTAGCCCTGCAATCGGTGGGTGGTCAGAGCGGTAAATAA
- a CDS encoding type IV secretion system DNA-binding domain-containing protein: protein MVDYIQQYPTIAFMLYVGLTGVSIVVLIFQIRNFTRRSVHRADSMKRAILMLRVPKEDLKEKQSGDNPSYRKQSEEARISIAEAFYGAIHQVPHESKWTEFWFGGDDHFSFEIVADKDQLITYYAVVPHRFKTYFEQQFQAQYDDAVIDEVEDYNVFEPNGVVVAARLSLKKSQEFPILIYNKLEVDPMNALTNVMSKFEKHEGAAVQFIIRPNHSRWARIPARIAAVMHQGKKYEQARAEVAGFIFYRLWIDLKYMFFKSRAKREQGIDIRTEREYRLSPMEEEVVKGFEEKAGNPGFDVNIRVVVSASTKEIAEYKTHTILGAFSQYSGTLYANEFKNSKPSVNKKELEHFIYRTFDQKKSFILNTKEICTLYHMPLPTTETPNIRWLLSKKAAPPFNMPKEGVKLGFVEYRGVTTDVRIKRPDRQRHMYVIGQTGSGKSVMLSQLAIQDVENGEGVCIIDPHGDLVQDVLEHIPKERADDVVIFSPGDIERPVGLNMLEYDTDEQKDFAVQEMVAIFYKLFGQEMIGPMFEHYMRNAMLAMMDDKEAGSSLIEIPRMFTDAKFRKEKLKHVKNLIVKNFWEQEYEQSQAGQQAADMLSYVISKIGRFLTNDMMRNIVGQTKSGFNVRDIMDNQKILLVNLSKGAIGEVNSSLLGLIMVSKIQMAAMGRANMPKEQRKDFYCYIDEFQNYCTDSIAIILSEARKYRLDMILAHQYISQLVKDNDTQIRDAVFGNVGTKVAFRIGVEDAEMIAKEFAPVFDENDVINVEKYTANIKLLIDNTVCRPFNMKTIMPPPGNIELANQLKQLSRLKFGRDRAIVEAEVIERGKLDQLGGGSDLTSPDSFF, encoded by the coding sequence ATGGTGGATTATATACAACAGTATCCAACCATCGCCTTCATGCTCTATGTCGGATTGACTGGAGTTAGTATAGTGGTACTAATTTTTCAAATCAGAAATTTTACGCGTCGTTCTGTGCATCGAGCTGATAGTATGAAACGCGCTATCTTAATGTTGCGCGTACCGAAGGAAGATTTGAAAGAAAAACAATCGGGTGATAATCCGTCTTATCGCAAACAATCAGAAGAAGCCCGCATTAGTATTGCCGAAGCGTTTTATGGTGCCATTCACCAAGTGCCGCATGAATCCAAGTGGACGGAATTTTGGTTTGGTGGTGATGATCATTTTAGTTTTGAGATTGTGGCGGATAAGGATCAATTAATCACTTATTACGCGGTTGTACCACACCGGTTTAAAACATATTTTGAACAACAGTTTCAGGCGCAATACGATGATGCCGTGATTGATGAGGTGGAAGATTATAATGTGTTTGAACCCAATGGAGTGGTAGTGGCAGCACGGCTGAGCTTGAAGAAGAGTCAGGAATTTCCGATTTTGATTTATAACAAGTTGGAAGTTGACCCGATGAATGCTTTAACGAATGTCATGTCTAAATTTGAAAAGCATGAAGGCGCCGCCGTTCAATTCATCATTCGGCCGAACCACTCGCGTTGGGCCAGAATTCCAGCCCGCATTGCCGCTGTGATGCACCAGGGTAAGAAATATGAGCAAGCCCGCGCCGAAGTAGCCGGTTTTATTTTTTATCGTTTGTGGATAGATTTAAAGTACATGTTTTTTAAGAGTCGAGCCAAACGTGAACAGGGCATAGATATTAGAACAGAGCGAGAATATCGTTTATCACCTATGGAAGAAGAAGTGGTGAAAGGCTTTGAGGAAAAAGCCGGTAATCCTGGCTTTGATGTTAATATTCGAGTAGTGGTATCGGCTTCCACCAAGGAGATTGCTGAATATAAAACCCACACTATTTTAGGTGCCTTTTCACAATACTCTGGCACGTTGTATGCGAACGAATTTAAAAATTCCAAACCGAGTGTTAATAAAAAAGAGCTTGAGCATTTTATTTATCGCACGTTTGATCAAAAGAAATCGTTTATTTTAAACACCAAGGAAATTTGCACGCTGTATCACATGCCGTTACCCACCACTGAAACGCCAAATATTCGCTGGCTGTTATCCAAAAAAGCCGCGCCGCCATTTAACATGCCCAAAGAAGGGGTGAAGTTAGGCTTTGTGGAATATCGTGGTGTCACCACTGATGTGCGCATAAAGCGGCCGGATCGGCAACGGCATATGTATGTGATTGGGCAAACTGGTTCTGGTAAATCGGTGATGTTATCGCAATTAGCCATTCAGGATGTAGAAAATGGTGAAGGCGTGTGTATTATTGATCCGCATGGTGATTTAGTCCAAGATGTGCTCGAGCACATTCCGAAAGAACGGGCTGATGATGTAGTGATTTTTTCACCCGGGGATATTGAGCGGCCAGTTGGTTTGAATATGTTGGAATATGATACTGACGAACAGAAAGATTTTGCTGTACAGGAAATGGTGGCGATTTTTTATAAATTGTTTGGCCAAGAAATGATTGGCCCGATGTTTGAACATTACATGCGTAATGCTATGTTGGCGATGATGGATGATAAAGAGGCCGGGTCGAGTTTGATCGAAATTCCGCGCATGTTTACCGATGCTAAATTCCGCAAAGAAAAATTGAAGCATGTCAAAAATTTGATTGTAAAAAATTTCTGGGAACAAGAGTATGAACAATCTCAAGCCGGACAACAAGCCGCCGATATGTTGTCTTACGTTATTTCCAAGATTGGTCGGTTCTTAACCAACGACATGATGCGTAATATTGTCGGTCAAACCAAATCCGGTTTTAATGTGCGTGATATCATGGATAATCAGAAAATATTATTGGTGAATTTATCTAAGGGTGCGATTGGTGAAGTGAACAGCAGTTTGTTAGGTTTGATTATGGTGTCCAAAATTCAAATGGCGGCCATGGGGCGCGCCAACATGCCCAAAGAACAGCGCAAAGATTTTTATTGCTACATTGATGAGTTTCAAAATTATTGTACCGACTCAATTGCGATTATTTTATCTGAGGCTAGAAAATATCGCTTAGATATGATACTGGCTCACCAGTATATTTCGCAGTTGGTGAAAGATAATGACACCCAAATTCGAGATGCGGTGTTTGGCAACGTTGGTACCAAAGTCGCTTTCCGGATTGGTGTGGAAGATGCTGAAATGATCGCTAAAGAGTTTGCTCCCGTGTTTGATGAAAACGATGTGATCAATGTGGAAAAATATACCGCTAATATTAAATTGTTGATCGATAACACCGTCTGTCGGCCATTCAACATGAAAACCATCATGCCGCCACCCGGCAATATTGAGTTGGCTAACCAGTTAAAACAGTTATCCCGCTTGAAGTTTGGCCGGGATCGCGCTATTGTGGAGGCCGAAGTTATTGAACGCGGCAAATTAGATCAATTAGGCGGCGGTTCAGACTTAACTAGTCCCGATTCATTTTTTTAA
- a CDS encoding magnesium transporter CorA family protein, with product MLHPETLTHNGLRWIDLEQPTKTSLQFLKNEFPFHVLDYEDILAITHRSKIDKYSDYIFLVLLFPLLDRKTNTIRSGEIDFFLGKDYVVTVHRGDIPPFVDLFQVCTASEESRNQYMVASPQFLLYKILQRLFQYCYPLLDNIDAEIDQIERRIFSTGQQSLLQEILVTRQNIIDIRRIVQPHRQILMHLRSVELDKKYIDYFDDLLDYTQEIWNQLESYKESIEALHETNQSLISYRINEVIKTLTVFSALMLPAGVIAGLFGMNAVDIPFAGQPEDFYIFTALTGLGIGLTLLYIKRKKLL from the coding sequence ATGCTACATCCAGAAACGCTGACGCATAATGGGTTGCGCTGGATAGACTTAGAACAACCAACCAAGACGTCACTGCAATTCTTGAAAAACGAGTTTCCGTTTCATGTGTTGGATTACGAAGATATCCTAGCTATTACTCATCGCTCAAAAATAGATAAATACTCTGATTATATTTTTTTGGTATTGTTGTTTCCGTTACTTGATCGTAAAACCAATACGATTCGATCTGGTGAGATAGATTTTTTCTTAGGCAAAGATTATGTCGTCACGGTACACCGCGGTGACATTCCACCATTTGTTGATTTGTTTCAAGTCTGTACTGCTTCAGAAGAATCCCGCAATCAGTATATGGTGGCATCACCGCAGTTTTTATTGTACAAGATATTACAACGCTTGTTTCAATATTGTTATCCCCTATTAGATAATATCGATGCTGAAATTGATCAAATTGAACGCCGGATTTTTTCAACTGGCCAACAAAGTTTATTGCAAGAAATTTTAGTTACCCGGCAAAATATTATTGATATTAGACGCATTGTACAACCCCACCGGCAAATTCTAATGCACTTACGCAGCGTTGAATTAGATAAAAAATATATTGATTACTTCGATGACTTACTCGATTACACCCAAGAAATCTGGAACCAGTTAGAATCATATAAAGAATCGATTGAGGCACTACATGAAACCAACCAATCGTTGATTTCTTATCGCATTAATGAGGTGATTAAAACTCTCACAGTTTTTTCGGCACTCATGTTACCCGCCGGTGTGATCGCCGGATTATTTGGCATGAATGCTGTCGATATTCCCTTTGCCGGACAACCGGAAGATTTCTACATTTTTACTGCCCTCACCGGTTTAGGAATCGGCTTAACTTTACTCTATATTAAAAGAAAGAAATTACTGTAA